From the Leucobacter denitrificans genome, one window contains:
- a CDS encoding DUF2853 family protein, whose amino-acid sequence MSALEDIKKYAPGANESVVTNMEKAFARALSNEDTRMVAYSDRSDLAMVRETFVKGKLGIAAADALIDEAIADVGDQVDGCAQRLTVYYLLAERYGKLDVFA is encoded by the coding sequence ATGAGTGCACTTGAAGACATCAAGAAGTACGCCCCTGGGGCGAACGAATCAGTCGTAACCAATATGGAGAAGGCTTTTGCCCGCGCGCTGAGCAACGAAGACACGCGCATGGTGGCCTATAGCGATCGGTCAGATCTCGCAATGGTGCGAGAGACCTTCGTAAAGGGCAAACTCGGCATCGCCGCCGCAGACGCCCTCATCGATGAGGCGATCGCAGACGTCGGCGATCAGGTTGACGGGTGCGCGCAGCGCCTCACCGTGTACTACCTGCTCGCCGAGCGCTACGGCAAGCTCGACGTTTTCGCCTGA